Proteins found in one Mycobacteriales bacterium genomic segment:
- the valS gene encoding valine--tRNA ligase, whose protein sequence is MPDPSARVPEKPTLDGIEDRWARVWDEQGTYRFDRSRGRDEIFSIDTPPPTVSGSLHMGSVFGYAQTDSIARYHRMRGRMLFYPMGWDDNGLPTERRVQNYYGVRCEPSLPYDPGFTPPDTPPKQPIAISRPNFVELCLRLTAEDEQVFEQLWRRLGLSVDWAQTYTTIGPVAQRASQRAFLRNLARGEAYAAEAPTLWDVDFRTAVAQAELEDREVPGAYHRVRFTGADPVYIETTRPELIPACVALVAHPDDERYQPLFGTTVRTPLFGVEVPVKAHALADPDKGSGIAMICTFGDLTDVVWWRELDLPVRSVLGRDGRIVTTPPADVPDNGAWSQLAGLTAKQARAKIVELLSSAGDLDGEPKPITHPVKFYEKGDRPLEVVTSRQWYIRNGGRDQAVRAELLARGEQLRWHPPHMHHRYETWVQGLAGDWLISRQRFFGVPIPLWYRLDESGEPVYAAPLVPAEDILPIDPSADTPPGFTEEQRGKPGGFIGDPDVMDTWATSSLTPQIAGRWEDDPDLFGRVFPMDLRPQGPEIIRTWLFSTVVRAHLEFGELPWRDTTINGWVLDPDRKKMSKSKGNVITPIALLEEHGSDAVRYWAASGRPGTDTAFDVGQIKVGRRLAIKMLNASKFVLGLGAARDPAAITAPVDRSMLAALGEVVRRATEAFDDYDYARSLEVTETFFWTFCDDYVELVKERAYGGLGEAPAASARASLAAALSTLQRLFAPFLAFTCEEVWSWWQEGSVHRASWPSADELRGLAGGGDAAVIAAVSDALTQVRRGKSEAKLSMRADVAKAVVSGGADVVDRVRLAADDLREVGHIGELSFEPGEGELRVDVTV, encoded by the coding sequence ATGCCCGACCCGTCCGCACGCGTCCCGGAAAAGCCGACCCTCGACGGAATCGAGGATCGGTGGGCGCGGGTATGGGACGAGCAGGGCACCTACCGCTTCGACCGCAGCCGCGGTCGTGACGAGATCTTCTCGATCGACACCCCGCCGCCCACCGTCAGCGGGTCGCTGCACATGGGGTCGGTCTTCGGCTACGCGCAGACCGACAGCATCGCGCGCTACCACCGGATGCGCGGGCGGATGCTCTTCTACCCGATGGGGTGGGACGACAACGGCCTGCCGACCGAGCGCCGGGTGCAGAACTACTACGGCGTGCGGTGCGAGCCGAGCCTGCCCTACGACCCCGGCTTCACCCCGCCGGATACCCCGCCGAAGCAGCCGATCGCGATCTCTCGGCCCAACTTCGTGGAGCTGTGCCTGCGGCTGACCGCCGAGGACGAGCAGGTCTTCGAGCAGCTGTGGCGCCGGCTCGGCCTGTCGGTCGACTGGGCGCAGACCTACACGACGATCGGGCCGGTGGCGCAGCGGGCGTCGCAGCGGGCGTTCCTGCGCAACCTCGCCCGCGGCGAGGCCTATGCGGCCGAGGCGCCGACGCTGTGGGACGTCGACTTCCGTACGGCGGTGGCCCAGGCCGAGCTCGAGGATCGGGAGGTGCCCGGGGCCTACCACCGGGTCCGCTTCACCGGCGCCGACCCGGTCTACATCGAGACGACCCGGCCGGAGCTGATCCCCGCCTGCGTCGCGCTGGTCGCCCACCCCGACGACGAGCGCTACCAGCCGCTGTTCGGCACGACCGTGCGCACGCCGCTGTTCGGGGTCGAGGTGCCGGTCAAGGCGCACGCCCTCGCCGACCCGGACAAGGGGTCCGGCATCGCGATGATCTGCACGTTCGGCGACCTGACCGACGTGGTCTGGTGGCGCGAGCTCGACCTGCCGGTGCGCAGCGTGCTCGGCCGCGACGGGCGGATCGTGACCACTCCGCCGGCCGACGTGCCCGACAACGGCGCCTGGTCGCAGCTGGCCGGGCTGACCGCCAAGCAGGCCCGCGCGAAGATCGTCGAGCTGCTGTCGTCCGCCGGCGACCTCGACGGCGAGCCCAAGCCGATCACCCACCCGGTGAAGTTCTACGAGAAGGGCGACCGGCCGCTCGAGGTCGTCACCAGCAGGCAGTGGTACATCCGCAACGGCGGCCGTGACCAGGCCGTGCGCGCCGAGCTGCTGGCGCGTGGTGAGCAGCTGCGCTGGCACCCGCCGCACATGCACCACCGCTACGAGACCTGGGTGCAGGGCCTCGCCGGCGACTGGCTGATCAGCCGGCAACGGTTCTTCGGCGTACCGATCCCGCTGTGGTACCGCCTCGACGAGAGCGGCGAGCCGGTCTACGCCGCGCCGCTGGTCCCCGCCGAGGACATCCTGCCGATCGACCCGAGCGCCGACACCCCACCGGGGTTCACCGAGGAGCAGCGCGGCAAGCCCGGCGGCTTCATCGGCGACCCGGACGTCATGGACACCTGGGCGACCTCGTCGCTGACCCCACAGATCGCCGGGCGCTGGGAGGACGACCCCGACCTGTTCGGCCGGGTCTTCCCGATGGACCTGCGCCCGCAGGGCCCGGAGATCATCCGCACCTGGCTGTTCTCGACCGTGGTGCGCGCGCACCTGGAGTTCGGCGAGCTGCCCTGGCGCGACACGACGATCAACGGGTGGGTGCTCGACCCCGACCGCAAGAAGATGTCGAAGTCCAAGGGCAACGTCATCACGCCGATCGCGCTGCTCGAGGAGCACGGGTCCGACGCGGTGCGCTACTGGGCGGCGAGCGGCCGGCCCGGCACCGACACGGCGTTCGACGTCGGCCAGATCAAGGTCGGCCGGCGGTTGGCGATCAAGATGCTCAACGCGTCTAAGTTCGTCCTCGGGCTGGGGGCGGCACGCGACCCGGCCGCGATCACGGCGCCGGTCGACCGCTCGATGCTGGCCGCGCTCGGTGAGGTCGTGCGACGAGCGACCGAGGCGTTCGACGACTACGACTACGCCCGCTCGCTCGAAGTCACGGAGACGTTCTTCTGGACGTTCTGCGACGACTACGTCGAGCTGGTCAAGGAGCGCGCCTACGGTGGGCTCGGCGAGGCGCCGGCCGCGTCGGCCCGGGCGTCGCTCGCCGCCGCGCTGTCGACACTGCAGCGGTTGTTCGCGCCGTTCCTCGCGTTCACCTGCGAGGAGGTCTGGTCGTGGTGGCAGGAAGGCTCGGTGCACCGGGCGTCGTGGCCGTCCGCCGACGAGCTGCGTGGACTCGCGGGCGGCGGTGACGCGGCGGTCATCGCCGCGGTCAGCGACGCGCTGACCCAGGTGCGGCGCGGCAAGAGCGAGGCGAAGCTGTCGATGCGGGCCGACGTCGCAAAGGCCGTGGTGAGCGGTGGGGCCGATGTGGTCGACCGGGTGCGGTTGGCCGCCGACGACCTGCGCGAGGTCGGGCACATCGGCGAGCTGTCGTTCGAGCCGGGCGAGGGTGAGCTGCGCGTCGACGTGACCGTCTGA
- a CDS encoding folylpolyglutamate synthase/dihydrofolate synthase family protein: protein MLGRGSYDPVVSNGEVDPLTRVEKALDARGPTRMSPGHSRIHDLLGLLGDPHRAYPSIHLTGTNGKTSTTRMIDTLLGGLGLRTGRYISPHLESITERIAIDGQPLSNERFAEVYDEIEPFVDIVDGRHDPGVSYFEVVTAMAFAAFADAPVDVAVVEVGLGGRFDTTNVLHAPVAVITPISLDHTQVLGSTVAEIAADKAGIVYDGATLVTAQQPPEAAEVLLRRAVEVGATVAREGMEFGVVHRSVAVGGQLLTLQGLAERYDDVFLPLHGAHQAGNAACALAAVEAFLGVGAREPLAADIVRDAFASVESPGRLEVLRRGPTVIVDGAHNPAGADVLVAGLQEAFAFRRIVGVVAVLGDKDVAGILAALEPLLAEVVVTQNSSPRAMPVDDLAALAAEVFGEDRVTVASRLDEAIDEAIRLAEDDPSLVGDAGVGVLVTGSIVTVGEARRLLRPTLGR, encoded by the coding sequence ATGCTAGGTCGAGGCTCCTACGATCCTGTGGTGAGCAACGGCGAGGTCGATCCGCTGACGCGCGTCGAGAAGGCACTCGATGCCCGCGGCCCGACCCGCATGTCACCGGGCCACTCGCGCATCCACGATTTGCTCGGTCTGCTCGGGGACCCGCATCGGGCCTATCCCTCGATCCACCTGACCGGCACCAACGGCAAGACGAGCACCACCCGGATGATCGACACGCTGCTCGGCGGCCTCGGCCTGCGGACCGGCCGTTACATCAGCCCGCACCTGGAGTCGATCACCGAACGGATCGCGATCGACGGGCAGCCGCTCAGCAACGAGCGCTTCGCCGAGGTCTACGACGAGATCGAGCCCTTCGTCGACATCGTCGACGGGCGGCACGACCCGGGCGTCAGCTACTTCGAGGTCGTCACCGCGATGGCGTTCGCCGCCTTCGCCGATGCACCCGTCGACGTCGCGGTCGTCGAGGTCGGGCTCGGCGGCCGGTTCGACACCACCAACGTGCTGCACGCCCCGGTCGCGGTGATCACCCCGATCTCGCTCGACCACACGCAGGTCCTCGGCTCCACCGTCGCGGAGATCGCCGCCGACAAGGCCGGCATCGTGTACGACGGGGCCACGCTGGTCACCGCGCAACAGCCGCCGGAGGCGGCGGAGGTGCTGCTCCGGCGGGCGGTCGAGGTGGGCGCCACGGTAGCCCGCGAAGGGATGGAGTTCGGCGTCGTCCACCGCTCCGTGGCGGTAGGCGGCCAGCTGCTCACCCTGCAGGGACTCGCAGAGCGCTACGACGACGTCTTCCTGCCGCTGCACGGCGCGCACCAGGCCGGCAACGCAGCCTGCGCGCTGGCTGCGGTCGAGGCGTTCCTCGGCGTCGGCGCCCGCGAGCCGCTCGCGGCCGACATCGTCCGCGACGCGTTCGCCTCCGTCGAGTCACCCGGACGCCTCGAGGTGCTGCGGCGAGGGCCGACCGTCATCGTCGACGGCGCGCACAACCCGGCCGGCGCCGATGTGCTCGTCGCCGGGCTGCAGGAGGCCTTCGCGTTCCGCCGCATCGTCGGGGTCGTCGCGGTGCTGGGCGACAAGGACGTGGCCGGCATCCTCGCCGCGCTCGAGCCGCTGCTCGCCGAGGTCGTCGTCACCCAGAACTCCTCGCCTCGGGCCATGCCGGTCGACGACCTGGCGGCGCTGGCGGCCGAGGTCTTCGGCGAGGACCGCGTGACCGTCGCTTCTCGGCTCGACGAGGCGATCGACGAGGCGATCCGACTGGCCGAGGACGACCCGTCGCTCGTCGGCGACGCCGGTGTCGGCGTGCTGGTCACCGGGTCGATCGTCACGGTCGGCGAGGCCCGGCGCCTGCTGCGACCTACCCTGGGCCGGTGA
- a CDS encoding DUF4233 domain-containing protein, giving the protein MSTAAPTQSPAAPARDPRKGLRGVGAGLLVLESFTVMFAMLAVFGTSNTDGHVAGTKLATLGGIAAALFVAGFLMRLPWGRALGTALQVVVLGTGGWIHPLLFVAVLFGSMWAVYLRMWRNLMVELGQVR; this is encoded by the coding sequence GTGAGCACGGCCGCCCCGACCCAGAGCCCCGCGGCCCCGGCGCGCGATCCCCGCAAGGGGCTGCGCGGGGTCGGTGCCGGCCTGCTGGTGCTCGAGTCGTTCACGGTGATGTTCGCGATGCTCGCGGTCTTCGGCACCAGCAACACCGATGGCCACGTCGCGGGCACCAAGCTCGCGACGCTCGGCGGCATCGCCGCAGCGTTGTTCGTCGCCGGGTTCCTGATGCGGCTGCCCTGGGGACGGGCACTGGGCACGGCGCTGCAGGTCGTCGTCCTCGGCACCGGCGGATGGATCCACCCGCTGCTGTTCGTCGCGGTGCTGTTCGGCTCGATGTGGGCGGTCTACCTGCGGATGTGGCGAAATCTCATGGTGGAGCTCGGCCAGGTACGCTGA
- the ndk gene encoding nucleoside-diphosphate kinase — translation MSTERTLVLVKPDGVRRGLVGEVIGRLERKGLSLVALELRTLDRATAEQHYAEHTDKPFFGELVDFITGGPLVAMVVEGPRAVEAVRNLMGVTDPVAATPGSLRGDYALEIGQNIVHGSDSPDSGRREVALFFPRLG, via the coding sequence TTGAGCACCGAGCGCACCCTTGTCCTGGTCAAGCCCGACGGCGTCCGCCGCGGCCTGGTGGGGGAGGTGATCGGGCGGCTCGAGCGCAAGGGACTCTCGCTCGTCGCCCTCGAGCTGCGCACGCTCGACCGCGCGACCGCCGAGCAGCACTACGCCGAGCACACCGACAAGCCGTTCTTCGGTGAGCTCGTCGACTTCATCACCGGCGGCCCGCTGGTGGCGATGGTCGTCGAGGGCCCGCGCGCGGTGGAGGCGGTGCGCAACCTCATGGGCGTGACCGATCCGGTCGCCGCGACTCCCGGCTCGCTGCGCGGCGACTACGCGCTCGAGATCGGCCAGAACATCGTGCACGGCTCTGACTCGCCGGACTCCGGTCGCCGCGAGGTCGCGCTGTTCTTCCCGCGACTGGGCTGA
- a CDS encoding rod shape-determining protein: protein MSFLGRDMAVDLGTANTLVYVRGKGIVLNEPSVVAINTNTSGILAVGTEAKRMIGRTPGNIVAIRPLKDGVIADFETTERMLRYFIQKVHRRRHFAKPRIVVCVPSGITGVEQRAVKDAGYQAGARKVYIIEEPMAAAIGSGLPVHEPTGNMVVDIGGGTTEVAVISLGGIVTSQSIRTGGDEMDGAIISYVKKEYSLMLGERTAEEIKMAIGSAFPMPDEPHAEIRGRDLVSGLPKTIVVSAEEIRKAIEEPVNAIVDAVKTTLDKCPPELSGDVMDRGIVLTGGGALLRGLDERLRHETGMPIHITDSPLHSVAMGAGKCVEEFEALQQVLISEPRH, encoded by the coding sequence ATGTCGTTCCTCGGTCGTGACATGGCCGTGGACCTTGGCACCGCCAACACCCTCGTCTACGTCCGCGGCAAGGGCATCGTGCTCAACGAGCCGTCGGTCGTCGCGATCAACACCAACACCTCGGGCATCCTCGCGGTCGGCACGGAGGCCAAGCGGATGATCGGGCGCACGCCCGGCAACATCGTCGCGATCCGCCCGCTCAAGGACGGCGTGATCGCCGACTTCGAGACCACCGAGCGGATGCTGCGCTACTTCATCCAGAAGGTGCACCGCCGCCGCCACTTCGCCAAGCCCCGCATTGTCGTCTGCGTCCCGTCGGGCATCACCGGGGTCGAGCAGCGGGCGGTCAAGGACGCCGGTTACCAGGCCGGCGCGCGCAAGGTCTACATCATCGAGGAGCCGATGGCCGCGGCGATCGGCTCCGGGCTGCCGGTGCACGAGCCGACCGGCAACATGGTGGTCGACATCGGCGGCGGCACGACCGAGGTCGCGGTCATCTCCCTCGGCGGCATCGTGACCAGCCAGTCGATCCGCACCGGCGGCGACGAGATGGACGGCGCGATCATCTCCTACGTCAAGAAGGAGTACTCGCTGATGCTCGGCGAGCGCACCGCCGAGGAGATCAAGATGGCCATCGGCTCGGCGTTCCCGATGCCCGACGAGCCGCACGCCGAGATCCGTGGCCGCGACCTGGTCTCCGGCCTGCCGAAGACGATCGTGGTCAGCGCCGAGGAGATCCGCAAGGCGATCGAGGAGCCGGTCAACGCGATCGTCGACGCGGTCAAGACCACGCTCGACAAGTGCCCGCCGGAGCTGTCCGGCGACGTGATGGACCGCGGCATCGTGCTGACCGGAGGCGGCGCGCTGCTGCGCGGGCTCGACGAGCGGCTGCGGCACGAGACCGGCATGCCGATCCACATCACCGACAGCCCGTTGCACTCGGTGGCGATGGGGGCCGGCAAGTGCGTCGAGGAGTTCGAGGCGCTGCAGCAGGTGCTCATCTCCGAGCCCCGGCACTGA